From Antennarius striatus isolate MH-2024 chromosome 14, ASM4005453v1, whole genome shotgun sequence, the proteins below share one genomic window:
- the LOC137607267 gene encoding H-2 class II histocompatibility antigen, E-S beta chain-like, producing MASSRLVLCLIFISLQAAGGYLYYFVNNCNFNSSQLDDIEYIESYHCNKVELLSFSSKMGHFVGYTEFGIYQAEYFNNQSDILNSRRQQKEAFCQHNINIFTKAILDKSVEPNVTLWAVTLPDGRHPNMLVCSVYDFYPPQISVNWFRDGHKVTADVTSTDELPDADWYYQIESRLEYTPRSGETISCVVEHISLKQPLVITWDPSMPESERNKIVIGASGLILGLTLSLAGFIYYKKKAGGRTLVPTDIS from the exons ATGGCTTCATCCCGTCTCGTGCTCtgcctcatcttcatcagcctTCAGGCAGCAG GTGGATACttgtattattttgtaaataacTGTAACTTTAACTCGTCTCAACTTGACGACATTGAGTACATTGAATCTTACCATTGCAACAAAGTGGAGCTCCTGAGCTTCAGCAGCAAAATGGGTCACTTTGTTGGTTATACTGAGTTTGGTATATACCAGGCAGAGTACttcaacaaccaatcagatatACTCAATAGTAGAAGACAACAGAAGGAGGCTTTCTGCCAACacaacattaacatcttcacCAAGGCTATTCTGGACAAGTCAG TTGAACCCAATGTGACACTGTGGGCTGTGACGCTGCCCGACGGCCGACATCCCAACATGTTGGTCTGCAGCGTCTACGACTTCTACCCCCCCCAGATCAGCGTCAACTGGTTCAGAGACGGACACAAAGTCACCGCAGATGTCACGTCCACCGACGAGCTGCCGGACGCTGACTGGTACTACCAGATCGAGTCCCGCCTGGAGTACACTCCGAG GTCTGGAGAGACAATTTCCTGTGTGGTGGAGCACATCAGCCTGAAACAACCCCTGGTCATCACCTGGG ACCCTTCCATGCCCGAGTCTGAGAGAAACAAGATTGTGATCGGGGCTTCAGGACTGATCCTGGGTCTGACGTTGTCCCTGGCTGGATTCATCTACTACAAGAAGAAGGCTGGAG GACGGACGCTGGTTCCCACCGACatctcctga
- the LOC137606952 gene encoding HLA class II histocompatibility antigen, DP alpha 1 chain-like, translating into MMKMMKMMILLLSSVLCVSVDSQHVHFRIVGCSASEGEVMYSLDSEELWYADFINHRGVIAQPDFSDPMGYDGFFDSALTNLDICKRNLNTTLAALKNPAVHLDPPTRPVIYPRNKPELGRPNFLVCHATGFYPASINISWTKNNEEVKEEVSINVPVPNDDGSFNQFSRLEFTPEQGDVYSCTLNHKALKQPLTRFWEVEVEQPGIGPAVFCGVGLTVGLLGVAVGTFFLIKGNECS; encoded by the exons atgatgaagatgatgaagatgatgatccTCCTTCTGTCCTCGGTCCTCTGTGTCTCTGTTGACA GTCAACACGTACACTTTCGTATCGTTGGATGTTCAGCCTCTGAAGGAGAGGTGATGTATTCTCTGGACAGTGAAGAGCTTTGGTACGCAGACTTCATCAACCACAGAGGAGTCATCGCCCAGCCCGACTTCTCTGACCCCATGGGCTACGACGGGTTCTTTGATAGCGCTTTGACCAATCTAGACATCTGCAAACGTAACCTGAATACGACTCTCGCTGCTCTGAAAAACCCAGCAGTTCATCTCG ATCCTCCAACCCGTCCAGTCATCTACCCCAGAAACAAGCCGGAGCTGGGACGGCCCAACTTCCTGGTCTGCCATGCCACTGGCTTCTACCCCGCTTCTATAAACATCTCCTGGACCAAGAACAAcgaggaggtgaaggaagaaGTCAGCATCAATGTTCCCGTCCCCAATGACGACGGTTCCTTCAACCAGTTCTCCAGGCTGGAGTTCACCCCAGAGCAGGGAGACGTTTACAGCTGCACCCTGAACCACAAGGCCCTCAAGCAGCCGCTCACCAGATTCTGGG AAGTGGAGGTGGAGCAGCCCGGCATCGGTCCAGCAGTTTTTTGTGGCGTGGGTCTGACGGTGGGTCTCCTGGGCGTGGCTGTAGGAACCTTCTTCCTCATCAAAGGAAACGAATGCAGCTGA
- the LOC137606951 gene encoding zinc finger protein 345-like, which produces MSSLDSLVNLVVNGLKAAEDQVFGASKKTTVKNKEERNHQRRLLELCLRARLKLHRIDDPRYHVCKEEEVEVPADQQLWNQELKSSVDQEEPEVLHLKEEPEVLHLKEEPEVLHLKEEPEVLHLNEEPEVRHLKEKPEVLHLKEEPEVLHLKPEPEVLHLKEEPEVLHLKPESEVLHLKGEPEVLHLKPESEVLHLKEEPEVLHSSQEGEQLVLKQETEAVVLSPSHEENEQSGDQTVFMKAEDGAAQTESVVQLPVISSVVGAANIDLLISNSSHVSVSRDERGETSRTDVESEAQFQSQRTGNTRKKSYVCTICQRGYTRHKSLKDHMQIHTGEEPYRCETCGERFRLNSEWIKHTKVHTGEKPYGCITCGKRFIKKRHLTNHMQTHTGENPYRCETCGKEFSANRVLRRHMAIHTDEKPYRCETCGRYFKLNFALIRHTRVHTGEKPYGCKMCGKCFTWKTSLTYHMRTHTGETPYRCETCRIYFITNSDLRQHVRVHTGERPYSCITCGKRFIQIGHLTNHLRIHTGEKPYRCETCGKSFKFNFALIRHTRVHTGEKPYGCKTCGKCFTWKTSLTYHMRTHTGETPYRCETCRIYFITNSDLRQHVRVHTGEKPYGCKTCGKYFTKKATLTRHMRIHTSEKPYGCKTCGKHFTHKNSLTIHMRFHTGEKPHGCKTCGKHFTQKTNLTRHMRTHTGERPYVCKTCGNGFTMHGDLTKHMRSHTGEKPYGCKTCGKHFTQKSNLTRHMRIHTEIEALQF; this is translated from the coding sequence ATGACCCACGGTACCATGTctgcaaggaggaggaggtggaggttcctgctgaccagcagctctggaaccaggagctgaagtccagtgtggaccaagaggagccagaggttctccacctcaaagaggaaccagaggttctccacttgaaagaggaaccagaggttctccacctgaaagaggaaccagaggttctccacttgaacgaggaaccagaggttcgcCACTTGAAAGAgaaaccagaggttctccacctgaaagaggaaccagaggttctccacctgaaaccggaaccagaggttctccaccttaaagaggaaccagaggttctccacctgaaaccGGAatcagaggttctccacctcaaaggggaaccagaggttctccacctgaaaccGGAatcagaggttctccacctcaaagaggaaccagaggttctccacagcagtcaggagggagagcagctggtcctgaagcaggagactgaagCTGTTGTGTTGTCTCCTtctcatgaggaaaatgagcaGAGTGGAGATCAGACTGTGttcatgaaagctgaagatggtgcagcacagacagagtctgttgtcCAGCTGCCGGTGatcagctctgtggtgggagcagcaaacattgacctgctgatctctaacagctctcatgtgTCCGTCAGCcgtgatgagagaggagaaacaagcagaacAGATGTTGAGAGTGAGGCTCAGTTTCAGTCCCAGAGAACAGGTAACACCAGGAAGAAGTCATATGTTTGTACAATATGTCAGAGGGGTTACACAAGACACAAGAGTTTGAAAGACCACATGCAAATCCACACTGGAGAggagccttacaggtgtgaaacatgtggagAAAGATTTAGGTTGAATAGTGAGTggatcaaacacacaaaagtccacacaggtgagaagccttatgGTTGTATCACTTGTGGCAAACGTTTCATAAAGAAAAGACACTTGACTAACCACATGCAAACTCACACAGGGGAGAATccatacaggtgtgaaacatgtgggaaagaattTAGCGCCAATCGTGTGTTGAGAAGACATATGGCAATCCACACAgatgagaagccttacaggtgtgaaacatgtgggagaTATTTTAAGTTAAACTTTGCGTTGATAAGACACACAAgagtccacacaggtgagaagccttatgGTTGTAAAATGTGTGGGAAATGTTTCACATGGAAAACTTCGTTGACTTACCacatgagaacccacacaggtgagacaccttacaggtgtgaaacttGTAGGATATATTTTATCACCAATAGTGATTTGAGACAACACGTGAGAGTGCACACAGGTGAGAGGCCTTATAGTTGTATCACATGTGGCAAACGTTTCATACAGATAGGACACTTGACTAACCActtgagaatccacacaggtgagaagccttacaggtgtgaaacatgtgggaaaagTTTTAAGTTCAACTTTGCGTTGATAAGACACACGAgagtccacacaggtgagaagccttatgGTTGTAAAACGTGTGGGAAATGTTTCACATGGAAAACTTCGTTGACTTACCacatgagaacccacacaggtgagacaccttacaggtgtgaaacttGTAGGATATATTTTATCACCAATAGTGATTTGAGACAACATGTGAGAGtgcacacaggtgagaagccttatggttgtaaaacatgtggcaaataTTTCACAAAGAAAGCAACCTTGACTcgccacatgagaatccacactaGCGAGAAGCCTtatggttgtaaaacatgtggcaaacatttcacacataAAAATAGCTTGACTATCCACATGAGattccacacaggagagaagccccatggttgtaaaacatgtggcaaacatttcacacagaaaacaaacttgACTCGCCacatgagaacccacacaggtgagaggccttatgtttgtaaaacatgtggcaacGGTTTTACAATGCATGGTGACTTGACAAAACACATGAGgtcccacacaggagagaagccctatggttgtaaaacatgtggcaaacatttcacacagaaaTCAAACTTGACTcgccacatgagaatccacactgaGATAGAAGCCTTACAGTTTTGA